The following is a genomic window from Blattabacterium cuenoti.
TACCAGCAAGATAAGATTCAATAAAAATTTCTTCATCTTCTTGAAACGCTTTTTCCATGGATGTTAATAATTGATATTTATTATAAACTTTGGATACTCCTAAACTAGATCCAGATTTATTCGGTTTTACAAAACATGGAAGTCCTACTTTATCTAAAATTTTGTTTTCACAAAAAACTTGATTTTTGTTCACAAAAAAAGATGTAGCAGTATTAATTCCATATTCTTTTAATAATGTCAAACAATAAATTTTATTAAAAGTAAGATTTGAATGATGAAAATTACATCCTGTATATGGTATTTTTAATAAATAAAAATAAGCCTGAATGATGCCATCTTCTCCTGGAGTTCCATGTATTGCATTAAAAACACAATCAAATTTTAAAATATTTTGTTTAGATAAACGAATAGTAAAATTATGTCTATCCACTAAATATTTTATATTGTTTTCATCTTTAAAAAACCATGTATCTCTAAAAATATATACTAAATATGGATCAAATTCATCTTTATTTAAATGTTTCAATACAAATTTTCCACTTTTTAAGGAAATTGGAGCCTCATCTGTATTTCCACCTACTATGATAGCTATTTTTTTCTTCATTTTTTATTTATTTTATTAATATGAAATATTATAAATACTGTTTAATTTTTATTATAAATTTATTCATCGCTATATATATACTATATAATATTCTTCATTTAGCGTTAAACTGGGTTCAAGTTTACACAAAACATGGTTCATATGTTATAGTTCCGAATATTCATAATTTAACAATTAAACAATCTATTTCCTTGTTAAATAAATTAGGATTAAAATATGAAATATCTGAATCAGAATATAATCCATCTTTTAAACCTAATCAAATATTATATTTTTTACCAGAAGCTGGTAATCATGTTAAAATAGGCAGATCCATATATATACAAGTAAATGCAAAAAATTACACAACTACAGTTTTGCCTAATATTTTTAATAAAAATAAACGAATAGCTATCAAACTTCTTCATGCTAATCATATTGATGTAGAACAAATAAAATATATAAACAATATATCTAAAAATACTATTTGCAAGGCATTATTTAAAGGAAAAAATATTACATCTGGATTTGTATTGCCAGTGAAAAATAAAATTACTTTAATTGTTGGAAATGGATTTTTTGTAAAAAAAAATTATTTTTTGATTCCAAATATTAATGGGCTACCTATTAAAAATGCTATACAATTATTAAAAGAAAAATTATTTACTAATATTCATGTTGTATACTATGATAACATTTATTCTTTATATAATAATGAAACATTTTACGATAATTCATTTATATATCGTCAATATCCTAATCCAGGACAAATAACTTATGATAAAAATATTTCTATATACCTGTGGATTACTAACTATAATAATACCAATAATCATAATAATGAAGAAGAAATAGATATTTCAGAAAATAATAATCAAGATAAATATAATTTTAATGATATAAACAATAATAACTAACTCAATAACATTTATATATATGAAAAAATTAAATTTTGTTGTAAAAACAACACAAAAATTAATACGAATAGATAAATACTTAAAACAATATTATATAAAAGATATTAGCCGAAATCAGATTCAATATGCAATAAAATCAGGAAAAATATTAGTAAACAAACAATACATTAAAAACAATTATATAGTCAAACCTTGTGATTATATAGAAGGCACAATTAATCCTTCAGTAGAAGTTCATATAGAAGAATATAATAATATTCATGAAGAAAACATTCCTATTAATATTATTTATCAAGATGAAGATTTAGCTGTTATTAATAAACCTGCTGGAATGGTAGTACATCCAGGAATTAAAAATCAAACTAGTACGTTAATTAATGGAATTATTTATCATTTTAAAAAAAATATTAATTTATATCGATGCGGATTAATTCATAGAATAGATAAAGATACTTCTGGATTATTAGTTTTTGCTAAAAATGAATATACACAAGAATATTTATCTAAACAATTTTTTCATAAAACTGTAAAAAGACAATATATTGCTTTAGTATGGGGAAATTTAAAATATCAACAAGGAACTATCAGTGGTTATATAGGCAAAGATCCTAAAAACAGAATAAAAATGAAATTATTTAATCAATTTTCCATTGGAAGACAATATTCCATTACTCATTATAAAGTTATAGAAAGATTTAAACATTTAACTTCTATTATATGTTGTCTAGAAACTGGAAAAACACATCAAATTAGAACTCATTTCAAATTTTTAGGACATCCTATATTTAATGATAAAATATATGGAGGTAATAAAATTCCAATACAAAATTCAAATAAATATATAACTTTTTTAAAAAATTGTCTAAATATATTAAACAGACAAGCATTACATTCTTGTTATCTTTCTTTTGTTCATCCTAAAAATCAACAAATATGTTCTTTTATATGTCCAATTCCTAAAGAATGGAGTTTATTATTACAACAATGTAGATATTATTATAAATTCGTAATTTAAATACTTGATTTAATGAATAAATTAACTAATTATAATAAAATATTATTTAATAATATATAAGATATAGAAAAATAAATTAATAGTCCAAAAACATCTACCAATGTTGCTACAAAAGGAGCTGAAGAACTTGCTGGATCACCTCTAAATTTTTTAATAATAAATGGTAACATCGATCCACTAAACGTTCCCCATAATACAACTCCAATTAAAGATAAATAAACAGTAATTCCTATTAATATAAAATGATCACCATAATTAAATAAACGAAAATAATGCCATGTTAAAATTCGTATAAATCCTGTGAATCCTAAAAATCCTCCCAAAAAAAAACCACATATTATTTCTCTCTTCATTACAATCCACCAATCTTTAATTTTGATCTCTCCTAAAGCCATTGCTTGAATAATTAATGTAGAGGCTTGAGACCCACTATTACCTCCACTAGAAACTACTAAAGGTATAAATAGAGATAAAACGACAGCTTTTTCTATAAAATTAGAAAAATGTTGCATGACTGTAGTAGTAAACATTTCTCCTATAAATAACAATATTAACCAACCAGCTCTTTTTTGAATTAATTTATACAAAGGTACTTTCATATAGGATTGATTTAACACTTCCATTCCTCCAATTCTTTGAATATCTTCTCTATAATTTTCATTTGAAACCCATAATATATCATCTATAGTTACTATTCCTAACAATATTTGTTTATCATCTATTACCGGTAAAGAAAATCTATTATTCATAGAAAATATTTTAATAGCTTCTTCTTCAGTATTAGTTACACTCAAAGCAGCACTATATTGCCCATCCATTAAGTTATAAACTTTTGTATTTGGATCTACTAACAGAAATTCTCGTATTTTGATATCGTCTAATAATTTTCCTTGTTCATCAACTATATATATAATTT
Proteins encoded in this region:
- a CDS encoding D-alanine--D-alanine ligase gives rise to the protein MKKKIAIIVGGNTDEAPISLKSGKFVLKHLNKDEFDPYLVYIFRDTWFFKDENNIKYLVDRHNFTIRLSKQNILKFDCVFNAIHGTPGEDGIIQAYFYLLKIPYTGCNFHHSNLTFNKIYCLTLLKEYGINTATSFFVNKNQVFCENKILDKVGLPCFVKPNKSGSSLGVSKVYNKYQLLTSMEKAFQEDEEIFIESYLAGIELSVGVIAFNNNITVLPITEIISKNDFFDFESKYSGQSHEITPARISKKIETQIKHTAKRVCQILNLRGISRAEYIIVNDKPFFLEINTVPGFSDESIFPKQLQNAGYSLSEFFKKFIYFSIEFNASNRL
- a CDS encoding PASTA domain-containing protein — encoded protein: MKYYKYCLIFIINLFIAIYILYNILHLALNWVQVYTKHGSYVIVPNIHNLTIKQSISLLNKLGLKYEISESEYNPSFKPNQILYFLPEAGNHVKIGRSIYIQVNAKNYTTTVLPNIFNKNKRIAIKLLHANHIDVEQIKYINNISKNTICKALFKGKNITSGFVLPVKNKITLIVGNGFFVKKNYFLIPNINGLPIKNAIQLLKEKLFTNIHVVYYDNIYSLYNNETFYDNSFIYRQYPNPGQITYDKNISIYLWITNYNNTNNHNNEEEIDISENNNQDKYNFNDINNNN
- a CDS encoding RluA family pseudouridine synthase, which codes for MKKLNFVVKTTQKLIRIDKYLKQYYIKDISRNQIQYAIKSGKILVNKQYIKNNYIVKPCDYIEGTINPSVEVHIEEYNNIHEENIPINIIYQDEDLAVINKPAGMVVHPGIKNQTSTLINGIIYHFKKNINLYRCGLIHRIDKDTSGLLVFAKNEYTQEYLSKQFFHKTVKRQYIALVWGNLKYQQGTISGYIGKDPKNRIKMKLFNQFSIGRQYSITHYKVIERFKHLTSIICCLETGKTHQIRTHFKFLGHPIFNDKIYGGNKIPIQNSNKYITFLKNCLNILNRQALHSCYLSFVHPKNQQICSFICPIPKEWSLLLQQCRYYYKFVI
- the mgtE gene encoding magnesium transporter, giving the protein MTTKIKYNANGLENYFNEKFLNNQTISSLIKIFQDYPNDVIYFFSLLNNKKASSIFRVLDFPIKEKIIEGLSPIKKFHFLNNLSVDDRVSFLENLSKDSLKDLIKYLSKEEKKKTLVSLGYPENSVGRLMIPYYISVKNTWSIQEVLDYIRKEGKNNNEAIEIIYIVDEQGKLLDDIKIREFLLVDPNTKVYNLMDGQYSAALSVTNTEEEAIKIFSMNNRFSLPVIDDKQILLGIVTIDDILWVSNENYREDIQRIGGMEVLNQSYMKVPLYKLIQKRAGWLILLFIGEMFTTTVMQHFSNFIEKAVVLSLFIPLVVSSGGNSGSQASTLIIQAMALGEIKIKDWWIVMKREIICGFFLGGFLGFTGFIRILTWHYFRLFNYGDHFILIGITVYLSLIGVVLWGTFSGSMLPFIIKKFRGDPASSSAPFVATLVDVFGLLIYFSISYILLNNILL